From Vigna angularis cultivar LongXiaoDou No.4 chromosome 11, ASM1680809v1, whole genome shotgun sequence:
GAGCTTAACGcttaaaataatactttgagATGATTATCTTAAAACTAAGTAGAAAAATACTTTAGTTTTTAGTCCAAAGTAATTTCTAGCAATATTTgtagtaaaattattttcagtggactttttaagtttttcaacAATTCAACGTAATTTTGTGTTGATAAAACTGTttgcaatttttcttttctttcttttacaactcttcaatttttttaaaaaatatatgttcagaaaaataaaaatttgtaagtgtaaacaattttcaaaacataattcAATATCATCTTTTTAAGCTAACACATTGGGTATAATATTTAtctgttatttatatttttttattgaaacaaggaaaaacaatttatttctttatttttttattatgatgtTGTAGTGAGGTATCTTTCAATAATTATTCTGTACCTAACAAATTAATTGACTGCTTTTGCTAAGATTTTTCTTTCCTATAAAGTTTTTTCTTATGAGGATCCAATTGAAACTTTAATTAGAAAAGTAAACTTAATTGTATCCCAACTCGACCTAATATTGATTTTTCAATATAGATAACTAAATCAACAAATAAAAGTCAtgttaacattaaaataaaaatagtttaaaatattttttgactTTTCTTATAGTGGCTATATTAATTATCCTCTTATGATTTTGATAACATTACGAGAATATATTTCTACTAGGATTCTTTTCTGTGTCATGTGatcttatgaaaaaaataattaattatttgtgacAATCATTCTTAAACTTATCAAATCTTATTATTTGTGACACCTTCATGTTTTTAAgggttttcttttagttttattttcaattccaaatttttaaattgattcaattcCTAATCCTTACATTCCCAAAATTGTGTTTCAATTTTATATGGAATCATATGAAAGTAAATGAACGAAATTTAGAATTTAGAGTTTATTAAGTGGTATAGAAAATTCATATGCTTCAATTACATTCTAGAggcttttgaattttaatagattttgtGCTGATCAAATTCCTAAAGGATTTTTATGTGACCCTTTTGAATTGAGAATTCatttgaaatgaaattttaacaatcaagttataatattattaaatttgaattcaatGATTGAATGCTGTCAactttctcttaattcttttatgttttagattttgttttattttattttaagttatgaGTTTGGACACAATGTCTAAACCCAATAAATAAATCTCATGTTAGATTAAGTTaattttctgcatttttttaGTAGACATGATTCATCTCAAACTTTTCTTAATTAGTTTTGGATTGACTTGGACCAACTAGATcataagttttgaaaaatattattttttattgttgtaaaATTTGCAATTTTCAGACAATGTTTTTAGATTTTGTagagtaatatttttaaaagtaaataatatatttgttgtaattaaaactaaacaaaCATTATAGTTACAAATCAAGTATCAAAACTCGagtaaattaaaaactataaattgaaCAAAAGACTTGGTTTAACCATTTTCTATtgttatattatcattattcaTTCTCCAACTTAATAAATCACATCACTCACTCAAAAAGGGAAACTAAGTATCTTTATCATCTTCATTTCAAACTAGGAAACTCCATTGAATCTAAGAAGTTGAAGTTGAAGCACTTTGGAATAGTTTAGCTGCCACTTTAATGATCCACATATTCTACTTTGCTTAATTTTGACCAGCTTTTGAAGCTCCCACTCAAATGTGTTTCCAAATACAATTTTCTGAGCAAAAGCAAGAACAATTCCTTGCTTGCAACCAAGATCTTCTCTGGTTCCTGAATCTTGTAACATTGAGTCAGACATTGTGATGAAGTTACTCTAAAGTTTGAAATGCCATCACTTTCTTGCAGGATTCCTAATCATGTTTAAAAAATGAGAACATGAGTGGCTTTCAATGCaaaaatttgatgttttaaatattactttaacTAGTTATTATTAGTTTTCTTGTTGTAATGATTCGTTCACAcacctaatttttttatatttatttgatttcttactttattcttttttttcttgaaaaaatataaaattttatatttttataattattttatccttatattttttgttaaataaatataaaaatgtgtgATGGTATCATTACTCGTACTATCAAATATACTTTCAGCCCTTAAATTTTAGcacagaattttttttaaattatgatattagTTTCTGTTTGTGTCACATCTATATGTATAATGGTTAATCTTTTAAGATATTACTTGAAAAATTTGGATAAGAACAATAGCATCTATTATGAGATTGATAAAATCATCTCTTTCTTAAGCTTTTCattgaagatatttttatcaCCATCGAAGATATTTTTATCACGTAGTTTTATGTCACTTAAGAATTGaagtaaaaaacaatttaaatattttttttccactgTTTGAAAcgttttttaataataaaatcataacaaaattCTATGATTCAAAATAGATAACTTAAGATGATGAAAGTTTAATTCGTTTCAAggtcaaatattaatttagaatgATGTTTAATTCCTAagcaaaatttaatattattaggttacaaaaattatatttatttatttttaaaatttaaaattagacgacttccaaaattttgaataaaaaacacTTCTAAATTTTAGTACTacaaatatgtttaatatattatttttatcacacaatattttataatattcatttattgCTATTTCtcactcttctttttctttctcctctttcttttttctgCCTTTTCTTCATCCTCCAATGCAGTTCCCTTCTGGCTTCTCTAATTCTGTTCCAAGGTCAGTTCTCGCACCCAAACATCTCTTATTCCCTGTGCCTCTCAATAATCTCATCCAAACGCGATTCTAGTTATCGCCATTCTCCTTTTTTCTCTCCCTTTATTGAAAGGTGGTGTGAATTTGTGATGAGAGGTTGTGCTTGGTGATGTGTGATTAGGGTGTGTTATGCAGTAATTTTGTTGTCATAGTGAGGTGGTGATTGCATTGAACTTTCAAAATGAATGATGGTAGGCAAATGGAGTTGCAGTATGTAGATACTGGGTTTCCCTATACTGTTTCTGAAAGCTTCATGGATTTCTTCCAATGCCTCACCACGCACTTGCCTGTCAATTACGCTCACGCTGGCTCAGTGCTCGATCAGGTTTTGTTTTTACTGCTTctgaatttttgttgttgaacataACTTTTTTAGAGAAGAACTCATGATATTAGTGTGGTTTGGAGCTTTTAGGTGCATACTATTCAATTAATTGGGAATTGTTGTTGCAGggattcattcatttttttcttgtcCCGTATCGCACACTGTTTTTGTTAGGTTGGGAATATCTCCCTCTACTAATGATATGGTTCAAATATATAACATTGAATCAACACTTGAAAATAAGTTAGACCCAAACTCAACTTTGATAGTATTTAAGCTGGTATTAGTTATGGCCGTTGGAGTCACTGAGTTGCGTACTGTGGATCATTATCATAACAGTGAAAGATGTTTGTTCTTGTAAACTTTACGCTTGGAGTGTGTTGCATTGCAGATCACCCACTGATAAATAATATTGACAAAATAGGGCTGAGTTTGATTTAAATCCAAATCCTGATACTAATGTCACCAAAAGAATGAAACTAAAAGAGTATATTTCTAGTGAGATCAAGTAGCAGTACAAATGTTACAGTGAAAGTGTCACAAGAATGCCTCCCTTTAATCCGTTTGTACCTTCAATGTGAAAttagtgtttttcttttgaGAAGGAATATGACATTAGTCTTATTTGTTAGTATATCGAACCTCTCCTATCCTATTTGACTTGGCATCCCCTTtcggaaaaaaaatatagtaaataaaaaatttgcatTGTCTTATTTTGCATCTTTTCCTATTTGGCTAAGGGTCTTATTAATGTACTATAAATAATTGATCAAGAAAATCCAAATAGAGAATTCTTATTGAAATTGACATtgtaaatatttagaaaattataattaaaaactcATTAATGACATTTTTTGAAGagaattttctattttaaattctgAGCTGTACTGGTTAGCATGTGTCTTTACACAgttttatatgctttttctcAATTAAACACCGATAATGACATGTCTGGTCTTATACTGTCTGTCCAGGAAAGTATCTACTGGTCAATGAACATGAACCCTTACAAGTTTGGATTGTCTGGCCCAGTAACTACATGCTATTATGGTTCTTACGAGATAAATGATCATTTTCCAAGAATGGAGATGGATAGGAGAGAGTGGGAATACCCTTCAACAATAGTCGTGGATGAACCTACTCCAACTGACTCTCCATCTGGAAGAGATGGAGTCACAAGCATGCAGACCATCCCAGAAGAATGTTAGTTGAAACTGTATTTTCTTTTGTAGTCTATGGTAACCTCTTAAGCTTGTTTTTCAGGCAGTCCAAATCATCAAGAATCCAGTAGTAGCCAGGTAGGAGGCTTTATTTTTAAGAAGTCCTATTTGAATGTCTCAAACTTAATTCTTGGTTTAACATGTAATTAACAGGCTTCGGTTTAAAAACTATTTCCTATACGGGAGATATACCATTTAAATCATGGTTTGGCTGAATACAGTATACTTTCATCATAAATTGGGCCTGCTTGCACTTATTTATTGCAGTAGTTGTCTTTGTTAGTTTAATCCCAACCTTGTGGAACTGAAATTGAGCTATGCTATCCAATTTATACTACATTAGAGATCAGGTATAGGACTCTGTTTTAACTTATAAGGTACTTTGGGAAATCAGAATTATAACCTTGACACCCAGACTGGTATTTCAGTTATATCCATCATTATTGtcatataaaaataagacaaataattttttttgaatttgtaattCTACACGATTCAGAATTTCACACATCAAATTGGGCTTCTTTGTTGCATGCACGTCCTTTTCCTATGTGGCCTTTACTTGACCTCCCCTATACCACCTTTCATGTATCCGAGTCCTAAGTAGCTCAATAGGTGTTGCTCAGAAATAAGTAGTGTTTGCAAATTTTTGCATATCGCTACTTTATTCACGGTTATTAGAAAATTCTTTACATTTGTCAGTTCAGACCAGGTTTTGTCCAGAAAACACTTGTGGTAATACTAGTTAGCAAAGAAACTACATTAATGGAACGAATATAATTTATGCAGATTAACCATGACTGTTAGCATCCTCCATTTTTCTACCAAATGGACTATAGCAGGGTACTCTTGCATCAAAGCTGTTCTTCTGATTCACCGAAACtaattttctttgttaaaaaaatgcaaaatataATTTGTGAAATGAATATTGAATTGCGTGAACTAATTTTATGTAATGACTGCGTTATGTTGGTATACGAAGGTGGCAATAAGGTTCCAATCCATTATTTGCGATGTAGGTCATGTGGCAAGACAACATTGATCCCGATAATATGACATATGAGGTGAGATGCACTGCTAAATGTATATACTATATTCTCAAGCGTTATATCAGGTTAAGAAATATCTTACTAAGAAAAGCATTTAACATTTTGAAATGTTAAGGCCGAAGACGAGACAAAGTTGACATGTATCTGTCACagtaaaaaatgtgtttctgtacttttttatttctactttGATTTTGGTATTGTTAATTCATTTTCATGTGATCTTTTGATGTGAGGCAACAGGGACAGTGAATATATCATCTgttttaggattaaatatgttttgaagtCCTTAAACTTTATGCAAAATTAGAATTCATCTCTATCccatactttgttataatttgGTTCTCAAACTCTAAAAATGAATGGATATAGTCCTTCTAAcccaatttcattaaaaaattgtgTCAAGCGGTATTTCGGACTGCTGTTTGACTTATTTATACTGTTTGACAAATTTTAGGTTAAATGTCCTCATGGATAGTtatttaacatgtaaaaaaaattaacatcgtTGGATTAAAATGACTATATCCATTCACTTTTAAAGTTTGGAGATcaaaatgtttcaaaattttagatAGGGACGAATTCCAATTTCACGTCTAAGTTGAAggattaaaaacatgtttaaccctatttttatataaatgacaTGTGATTGGTTATATTTTTACTCATTTTGTATTGATGTCTTAAACATTGGTTGTTGTATAAAGCTCTTCTTTCCTAGCTCAACAAGAAAATGCGATTACAAGGGATTTGaagtaataaacaaaaaaaaaaaagaaaataggtgTTACCTATAATTCAGAATGTTTGGATTATAGAAAGAGCCCCTTCCAAGTAAAGGCACGTTTTCCTTAGTTGAATAGGCagaattattaacaaattttaatattttgaccTTCAATTATGTTGTGTAATGTTTGGGTAGTAGTACTAGAAGACTTTTGAAACCATAAGGTTTTGGTGGCCAAAAATACTATCTAATGTGGCAGGAACTACTGGACCTGGGTGAGGCAGTGGGAACTCATAATCGTGGTCTTTCCCAAGAACTTATTGATACACTTCCAACCTCAAAGTACAACTTTGGGAGcttattcaaaagaaaaagttcTGCTAAAAGGTAACATTGTATTGTGATTCATactcttgtttttgtttttttggttGAAATAAGTTCGAAgcaataattgttttattgagATGAAGGAAGAATCAAATGGAATATTAACTATTTAAGAGACTGAGGAGAATATAGGCGGATAATGAAAATTAGAATATTTAACTTAATGTTTAAGCTCATCCAATCCATGTATTGATTAAGGGAACTAGTAACATTTTTTCACTGtttaaggaattaaaaaaataaacactgGTATGTCGAGAAGtatgttttcttattctttttaatgTACTTCCATATAGTTCTCAataacctttttcttttaattcctTAACAAGTGCCTGAAAACAGGCACATTGCAAAGTAATAAGGAAAAGTGATGTTACTATTGGGGCATCAAATCACACATTATTGTTGCCAGGATAATTTTGGTGATTGCAATATCACCATCTTTCATTACAATTGATAGTCAAAGACAAGAGGAACATTGATCTTTTTCATCAGCAATTCTTCACTCTGCTTGATTGTAAATTGTTTTTTCATAGTCTACATAAGATGTATTAGATCGTACAATTATTCAGGACCCAAAACAAGATATATTAATTGCCATTACTTTTCTTGTTGTgtctcttctctccttcttggGTGGTCAATATTTTATCTTGATCTAAATGCTTGGAAAATAGGTGTGTGATTTGTCAGATGTCTTATAGAAGAGGTGACCAGCAAATAAAATTACCATGCAACCATGTTTACCACAGTGAATGCATAACAAGATGGCTTAACATCAGCAAGGTCAGTTAATGTGCTATTCTGAATTTTATGCCTACACCTTATATTTGTCTCTTTGTCAGCATCTCATTTTACCCCGTCTTTTTTCAGAAGTGCCCAGTTTGTAACATTGAGGTATTTGGTGAGGATTAATCTAATTAGCATcaacatgaaaaaaaagaagatacaGAAGCAAATTGATTTTCCTTCTTGCTCCATTAATATTTTCCCTTATTTTATCCAGCTCTTTTTCCAATTTAATTGTTTACACGCAGATTTATTGTACCAGAAGAACCTGAACCCTTTCATGTCACATGGTACATTTTGATAATAGAAACATTcaatagtaatatattatattggttAATGTAGTTTCAATcctattcttctttttttatttgagcTTCTAGCTTTGTGATCCTAGTATAAGAATGTTGAAAAGAAACCTCTGCATTTGATCAGTatttgcaaaaagaaaaacaaaaaaaaataaaatctgaatgGTTGTAGTGAAAAATGAATGGGAAGAGGAGGTAATTTGAACGAATCTCGTAATGTTGCGAGTTGATTAAAGTGAGAAACAAATGATGTTTAAATAATTCACACGAAtgattgatattaaaattaaggTTAAACCCCTTGGGAAGTTTCTATTTATGTGGAATTTTCCTAGTTAGATCCGTCTTATCGGTTTTGccaatttaatctttaaaagtaaaaaattgattcaattggGTTTTTGCCGTTAAATTAGCTTAATGAAGTTAAGTTTTTGATGACCTGGAACGTTGACGTGGACAGTTTCTTAAACGTGGCAGTCAGAGAGCTTTATACGtggaatatataattaaaaaaaagtctgACAATTGAAACCCAAGGTTCATCGTCTTCAACCTTACCAATCTAACTGCAGGCGCCGCCAATGACCTCCTCTATTAGGGTTGATTGGGCCTGCAGGTTCTCCGCAACGTCGAAGGGGGTGAAGTCCGGTTTGGCTAGTGTGCTTGAAGTTATCGATCCCTAAACCATCTTTCGATCCCATTCCCAATCCAAGAACCCTAAATTCAGCGAACGTAAAGATGCACTCCACTTGTTTTGAACCTTTCCCCGCTTCTCCATCCCAACCCAAACCTCCCCTTCCACTCTCCTTTTCATCCTTGTCGTCCccacaaaattttaaaagattaactAGAAgaaaaaccattaaaaaaattaattttgaaccGTATGCAGAAACCGAAATATATTTGTATCAAAACTGGGACAACTAAGTTTATGAACATGTCAAGCATCAAAGTTCTAAGTGAAGAATTAGATGAACATGTCACTCAGAAGCAAGGTTTATTTATCACTGACTGCCTATTAGGATTAACTGTGCCCGCTAATTTCTAATCAATTTCACTGTACTGCTTAAGCCATGCTGCAAATGACGGTTCAAGAGTTTGGTGTGGCTCATATTTTGGCTCAGCTGCTGTACAGGAGGAGAGTTCAATAATAAGCTTGAATCTTCAGTTACGCAAAAGACAATAACTTGCAGCATAACTTCCACGTTTCAAAGTTGATTGGTGGAATTGCTGTTATAAGGCCAGTTTCCAAGAGAAACTTCAAGACTTGATCGATTCTATTTCTCCTACCGAGGTGAATCAATCTTGATAACCTTTTCtcgtttcaattttgttttctgtttccGAACATTTCAAATGATAATCAAAGTTTAGGCAGAGGTgtgccatattttgtttttgcaatCCATGGAGTATTCAGAGTATGCAGAAGTTGTTGGGACTCCTCGTCTAGGGTATTGAAGAAGATTATTGAAGAAGATACAAAGTATGAGATTGGAAGAAGAGACGACAAAATATGGTTTGCGTCTAGGTTTCACGTTTAGGGTTCTTCAGGTTGTGAAATTTGGGATTTCTCTGCAAGGTTTAGGGAAGAAGATTTCTAGGTGATGGACATGGAAAAGGATTTCTGAGTGGTGCTTCATTGTAATGAGAGatgacctttttttttaattttttaatcaaacatttttcacGTCAAACTTAGGAAATTCCACGTAACACCACGTATAAAAAATTGTCCACGTAAGTTatcaaaaacttaaccccgttaagtCAATTTAACGACAGAGGtccaattgagtcaatttttcacttttaaggactaaattgaCGAAACCGATAAGACGAAGATCTAACAGTAAAAGACCTACATAGATAGAGACTTCCGAAGGGTTTAACCTAAAATTAGTTAAAGCaaatatattatgcatgatgttttattttataaagtatgtaTTAAAGTTCCAAAAAATAGAGTAATATGTAGTTTTAGCAAATTATAGGGTATTCCTTTGTTTTAGGGATTCATCTTTTGATCATGCAAAATCCCTCCGAAATCTATAATGTCGTAACATTCCCACTCATTGTTTCTTTAggagattttttttaaacacaaaGTCGTTATTTCATATACAAATagttgtttaatatttttttttctcgcgttgtaactaaaataaaataggaaaagTATCTCCCATGTTTGAATTTCTTAGAAGGAAACACTCATAACGTTCGAAGGAGCTATATGTGAATAATTTTACATAtgaaaacacattaaaaaatattttagatatgaaaatgaattaaatagGCATGTACACCTTGTTGGTCATTTGACGTTATTTCTAGTAtgctaaaaaaaacaaattaagagatagtttatatatattttttccattAATCTACTGAAATatcttttatcaaaataatCGTCATGAAATGTCGagttttaaaacaattttgaatATGTTTCACATGAAGATAAGGATAGGATAActcttgtttattttatatgtttagtCTTTTAATTCTTTGTTTGGATTCAAGTATTGAAACAAGTTTCTCTAGTTACTCTTTAGTCACGCCTTATGTATATAGGCATCTCCCTAAGGAAAATACTCCTTAGTCTTCTTTCCTCTAGTTAGAATTTTATGAGAGATATAAAAAAGGCTACTTGTTGTTTTGTTATGTGAGTTTTAGAAAGTTTAGGATGAGTAGATTGTACTAAATATAAGTTGTAGAAAGTAGCTTTGAAGATAGTGAGCGTATGAGTTTAAATTGATCTTTCATAGATATTACAATAAGTGGCATTAGCTTCATCCACCACTTTTAAGAATGATGCCACTTCTAAGAATGATGGTTgtctaattataattttctagaTAATTCTAGATTTTCTCGACTTTTAGAATCATCCAGACTTATGGTTACAATTTCTAGTCTTATCTAttatttacatgttttttttaacacaatcttttgtttttagagttttattttcttgtaacTTCTAGagatttttatcaaaatttaacatttttcttccattcaaatttcatcaattataagcataaattataatttcgCAAACTTGACTCTTAAAAGGGCTTAAGTAAATACATTTGTAacttgatttttcattttacaataCTCAAGttgaatttttcttattttgtttcttctctCAAATGATCAAGTGAGGCGTGTTTAATATTTATgtgctttgttttgttttatgatgattaaattctttgttattattatagtaAACTTGtcataataaatgataaaagagTCATTTTGTTACTCTTTTTTGTTTATGTATTCTTTAAAATGTACTATTTTTACTTGTAGTTTTTGTAACTGTCATGTATTCTCTTTTTGTTCTTAATTATTCTATTGTTTCTCTCTTGAtgcttatgaaaaaaaaaatctgtctAAGTGAGAAGGCCTAACTTGATGTACTCCATCATATCTAATCACTATCATTGTAGTCAATCAATCTTAAATTTGTCATGGGTTTGTACCATATACCAAATTTGTACATTGATTGATTTTGTCGAATTATTAAAGGTGTAGTCAACCAATCTTGAGTTTGTCATAGTTTTGTACAATATATCAAACTCTCTTATGCATTGAAGATATCTTAATATTAGTTTTGTTGATCGAAGTGAATCTGACTTAGCCTTTGTATAAACCTTGATAAAGGACTTGTAGCATACATAATATATGGTCTTGTGCATGTCAGATATAGTAAGCTTCTAACTAAATCTTTTGCGTTGTGATGAGCCAACTTCTAGTGGTCCATCATCTTTTTTTAGCTTGTCATTTTTCACTACTACAGTAACAACAAATCTGCACCTTATATCTTGTTACTATGGGTTTCGACAAAGCTTGGGTCTCGACATGGTCTCACGCGGTCGACCACGACAAAGCCTTTAGCTGGGTCTCGACAAAGCTTGGGTCTCGACAAAGCTCTCCACggtcggtctcgacaaagctATCCGCGTTCGGCCTCGACAAGCTCTTCTGCGTTCGGCCTCGACAAGCTCTTCTGCGTTCGGCCTCGACACAGCTCTCCGCggtcggtctcgacaaagctATCCGCGTTCGGCCTCAACAAAGCTGGCTGTTCGGTCTCGACAACCAAATAAGAAGACTGTGATTGAATGCTCCCATGAGTGATTGGCAAATAATTGAAGGAGAAAGTGGAGGGTCCCTCCACCTCTGGTGCGCCAGCTATTACAAAACACCATCATTTTATTATCTTCTGAGTGGACTGTGCATAATGAGGGAATATTCCCTAAAATCAGATAAATAGACAAGGTATAGATCTATTCTGATTCAGATTGAATAAAAACTAAGAACCccttctgacttgagcgtcggagtttTTCCATTGCAGGTCCACCCCCCATTACACCAGATACCGGCAGCAGGAAGAGAAGCAGACAGAGGCGAAGGAAGGTGTGCGGAACACAACAGAAGGAGTGTTTCGAGACTGTAGCGGAAGGATTCCTCTCCGTTCCGGTTCggcagaaacattttggcgccgtCTGTGGGGAACGAGTGGCATCCCCATGAAACCACATAAAACCACACAAAAGCTCAGTTCAACATGGTTACTTCGGATCAGTACCAGGTTTTGCACTAAGAAGCAAAGAGTTCAACAATACATTtgatgtcttttgttttgagaatttTCAGGAATATCCAGGTATTTGGACATTGAACTTGAATCTACTTTCGGAAAGGCTCA
This genomic window contains:
- the LOC108332547 gene encoding E3 ubiquitin-protein ligase BIG BROTHER isoform X1, which translates into the protein MKNITEFPSGFSNSVPRQMELQYVDTGFPYTVSESFMDFFQCLTTHLPVNYAHAGSVLDQESIYWSMNMNPYKFGLSGPVTTCYYGSYEINDHFPRMEMDRREWEYPSTIVVDEPTPTDSPSGRDGVTSMQTIPEECSPNHQESSSSQVMWQDNIDPDNMTYEELLDLGEAVGTHNRGLSQELIDTLPTSKYNFGSLFKRKSSAKRCVICQMSYRRGDQQIKLPCNHVYHSECITRWLNISKKCPVCNIEVFGED
- the LOC108332547 gene encoding E3 ubiquitin-protein ligase BIG BROTHER isoform X2, coding for MNDGRQMELQYVDTGFPYTVSESFMDFFQCLTTHLPVNYAHAGSVLDQESIYWSMNMNPYKFGLSGPVTTCYYGSYEINDHFPRMEMDRREWEYPSTIVVDEPTPTDSPSGRDGVTSMQTIPEECSPNHQESSSSQVMWQDNIDPDNMTYEELLDLGEAVGTHNRGLSQELIDTLPTSKYNFGSLFKRKSSAKRCVICQMSYRRGDQQIKLPCNHVYHSECITRWLNISKKCPVCNIEVFGED